In the genome of Streptomyces sp. P3, the window CGCGCAGCAGCTCGCCGGCGCGGCGGGCGGCCTCCTCGGCCAGTCGCAGCAGTTCGGTGTGCAGGGGGTCGGTCACGCCGTTCCTCACGCGTAGGGGCTGTCGGCGCCCGCGGCGGCGGGCTTGGGGGCGCGGGCGGGGCAGCAGCCGACCGGACACAGGTCGTGGCTCGCGCCCAGCGCGCCCAGGGCGCAGGGGGTGACCTCCAGGCCGTTCTGCGCGGCGGCGCGTTCCAGGACGAGCTCGCGGATCGCGGCGGCGAAGCGCGGGTCGGCGCCCACGGTGGCCGAGCGGCGCACCGGCAGGCCGAGCTCACGCGCCTTGGCCGCGGCCTCCGTGTCGAGGTCGTAGAGGACCTCCATGTGGTCGGAGACGAAGCCGATGGGGGCCATCACGACGGCCGGTACGCCGGCCGCGTGCCGTTCCTCGAGGTGGTCGCAGATGTCCGGCTCCAGCCAGGGGATGTGCGGGGCGCCGGAGCGGGACTGGTAGACGAGCTGCCAGGGGTGGTCCACGCCGGTCCGCTCGCGGACGGCGTCGGCGACGACCCGCGCGGTGTCCAGGTGCTGCTTCACGTACGCGCCGCCGTCGCCGTGCTCCTCGACGGGGCCGGAGGCGTCGGCGGCGGTGATGGGGATGGAGTGGGTCGAGAAGGCGAGGTGCGCGCCGTCGCGGACGTCCTCGGGAAGGTCGGCCAGCGACCGCAGCACGCCCTCGACCATGGGTTCCACGAACCCTGGGTGGTTGAAGTAGTGGCGCAGCTTGTCGACCCGGGGCAGTTCGAGGCCCTCCGACTCCAGCGTGGCCAGCGCTTCGGCGAGGTTCTCGCGGTACTGGCGGCAGCCGGAGTACGAGGCGTAGGCGCTGGTGGCGAGGACGAGAATGTGACGGCGGCCGTCGGCGACCATCTCGCGCAGGGTGTCCGTGAGGTACGGGGCCCAGTTGCGGTTGCCCCAGTAGACCGGCAGATCCAGGCCGTGACCGGCGAAGTCCTTGCGCAGGGCGTCCAGGAGGGCGCGGTTCTGGTCGTTGATGGGGCTGACCCCGCCGAACAGGAAGTAGTGCTGCCCGACTTCCTTGAGGCGTTCCTTGGGGATGCCGCGCCCGCGCGTCACGTTCTCCAGGAACGGAACCACGTCGTCCGGCCCTTCCGGGCCGCCGAAGGAGAGCAGGAGCAGGGCGTCGTAAGGGGTGGCATCGCGCGCGTCTCGCATGGGTCGATCCTGCCACCCGCCTGAGACGGCCGCGGCAGGGCGGGGTGCCGGACGCGAGCACGGCCGTCCGCCCGGATGCGTTAGGGTTCCCTAAGTTCGTCAGTCGTATGAGCTGCTTCACGCCTTACCGGTTACGCCGGGACCCGCATGCCCGCCGAGTCCCTGCCGAACCGCCTCCCTCACGCCGTGCCGGCCTCGCGCACACGCGTGACCGGACCCCCGGAGACCCACGTGCCCAGCCCGTACCGCGACCTGTTCGCCGCCCCCGGCTCCAAGAGCTTCTCCGCCGCGGGATTCGTGGGCCGGATGCCGCTGTCGATGATGGGCATCGGCGTGGTCACGATGGTCTCGCAGCTCACGGGGCGCTACGGGCTCGCGGGCGCGCTGTCGGCCACCATCGCGCTGGCGGCCGCGGTCTTCGGACCGCGGATCTCGCGCCTGGTGGACCGCCACGGTCAGCGCCGGGTGCTGCGGCCCGCGACCCTGGTCGCCCTCGGCGCCGCGGCCGGGCTGTTGGCGGCCGCGCACTTCGAGTGGCCGGACTGGGTGCTGTTCGTGTGCGCCGCCGGCGTCGGCACGGTGCCCAGTCTCGGCGCGATGATCCGGGCCCGCTGGGCCTCCCTGTACCGGGGCACTCCCCAGCTGCACACCGCGTACTCCTTCGAGTCCGTGGTCGACGAGGTGTGCTTCATCTTCGGGCCGATCATCTCCATCGGTCTGTCCACGGCCTGGTTCCCGGAGGCCGGACCGCTGCTCGCGGCCTGCTTCCTGGCCGTCGGGGTCTTCTGGCTGACCGCGCAGCGGGCCACCGAGCCGACGCCGCCCCCGCGCGACGAGCGGCACGGCACGGGCTCGGCGCTGCGCTCGCCGGGGCTGCAGGTCCTGGTGGCCACCTTCGTGGCGACCGGCACGATCTTCGGAGCGGTCGACGTGGTCACCGTCGCGTTCGCCGACGAGCAGGGCCACAAGCCGGCCGCCAGCGTCGTCCTCGCGCTCTACGCGGCCGGTTCCTGCCTGGCGGGACTCGTGTTCGGACTGCTGCG includes:
- a CDS encoding ferrochelatase translates to MRDARDATPYDALLLLSFGGPEGPDDVVPFLENVTRGRGIPKERLKEVGQHYFLFGGVSPINDQNRALLDALRKDFAGHGLDLPVYWGNRNWAPYLTDTLREMVADGRRHILVLATSAYASYSGCRQYRENLAEALATLESEGLELPRVDKLRHYFNHPGFVEPMVEGVLRSLADLPEDVRDGAHLAFSTHSIPITAADASGPVEEHGDGGAYVKQHLDTARVVADAVRERTGVDHPWQLVYQSRSGAPHIPWLEPDICDHLEERHAAGVPAVVMAPIGFVSDHMEVLYDLDTEAAAKARELGLPVRRSATVGADPRFAAAIRELVLERAAAQNGLEVTPCALGALGASHDLCPVGCCPARAPKPAAAGADSPYA
- a CDS encoding MFS transporter → MPSPYRDLFAAPGSKSFSAAGFVGRMPLSMMGIGVVTMVSQLTGRYGLAGALSATIALAAAVFGPRISRLVDRHGQRRVLRPATLVALGAAAGLLAAAHFEWPDWVLFVCAAGVGTVPSLGAMIRARWASLYRGTPQLHTAYSFESVVDEVCFIFGPIISIGLSTAWFPEAGPLLAACFLAVGVFWLTAQRATEPTPPPRDERHGTGSALRSPGLQVLVATFVATGTIFGAVDVVTVAFADEQGHKPAASVVLALYAAGSCLAGLVFGLLRPKGAAERRWLLGVFMMAVSMIPLLLVGNLPFLAVALFVAGLAIAPTMITTMSLIEEHVPRARLTEGMTWISTGLAVGVALGSSIAGWVIDAAGARAGYGVPAVSGAVAVAVGFLGYRRLSRPAPGRGGTVEQHSEREERRLA